The Larimichthys crocea isolate SSNF chromosome I, L_crocea_2.0, whole genome shotgun sequence genomic interval atgaatatgaatataaatcagGCTCTGAATGATATATAAACTCCTCTGTGAAAAACCTTCAGAATATAAATGAGACTCAAACTGAAAGGTTTGGTGTATGCAAGTGATGCTGAAGTGGAGATTACGGCCCAGAGGCTGAGAAAAAACTTATTTGGGGGAAATTGTGTTTATATTCAGACATTTTCAGACACTACAGCTAAATAGAGTAAAAATCTgaacttatatatatatcacagaGACACTTCACCAGTTGCTTACTTACACTAAGGCAATTATTTTTTGTATAACAAGTTTTATGCAATGTTGAATTATGCAAATGAAGCATTATCTAATGCTAATGATAATGATGCTGAAATGATCGATGTGAACACAGCGGTGAGAACTATTATGGGTAAAATCTCTAAAACTAAAGTTCAGCTAATATGAAGCTTGAGCAGTCTGAGCTAAGAGGATACCTTCACTCTAGAAAGTCTCATGCAGATTCAGGGTGCCAGTATTCTCCATCAGAATTGCTTCAGAAACCCCCGCCTCACACATCTCTCCGACATCAATTCGAGCGGATTGGGTCCAAATATTTTTGCAACTTCCAAAACAAGACAATCCGACGTCCCCCACCATTTCTATTTAGAAAGTAAGCTGGGTTTGAACGTCTCTGTCAAACTCTCTACactatttctgtcacatttcatGTGAACAATACACAGTGCTACGACTATGATCACACCATGAATGCCTTCCAGGAGAGACGTGTCCTAACGTACCTTTTAAGTTTTCACTGAGTGctggatatgttttttttatttgttcttttctgtGCAACAACCTGTTGAGATTTGAGAGACATTTGCACTGAGCCTTCTCTGCACAGATGCAGATATTTTTGCAGCACCATAATCCCAGTTTGTGCAGATAGTTAGGTGTGTTCCCCAAATGGGATAATGCTCCTGTAGCAACTGAAGGGAATAGAGACTGCTTTAGACCACAAATACTCCAAATCTGTGCTGTCCCCCCTCACAGTGTCACCCCTGAGTCTCTACGCACTGAcatcttcagtgttttgtttcccaGCATTTCCTTCCTGATGCTTTATTTGTCAAGAATGCTCCTCGGCTCAAGGTCATTCAACCTCCTCTCCTCGATGTATCGATGCCAGTAGAGCCATGGTTCTTGGCTGCTAAAGCAAAATCGATATCGCTCAGCGCTCAGCACTTGTGCTCTAATATCCTCCGAACACCACCTGCCAAAATATTTATGCTGTATTAATGGGAGAtgctcagagagagacacagaagaaCAAGGAATGACACAGTCGGCCGCTTGGTCGGGTCTCACATAGAACACTGTGCAGCTCATATCGCAACAGCTGGGAATTTAAACTTTATTGCAATTCTTATTAAACCTTGCGGTGTCAGTGCAGCTAACTGAGTCCACTTTTCCAGCCTTAGTTTGTTGAGGGGTGTGAATATTACTGATGTGCGGGTTACAGCTGGGTGAATCATCTCAAGTGGaacagggggggggggcttttttTCGTTTTCCGCAAGAGCGAAGCCAGCCGCTCCTCTGATTGTTCTGTTTACttaacagagacagagagagtaatGAGAATGGAAACGCTGGAGGGAGCGAGCTCTGCCATGATTAAATGATACAGCATTTGCTTCCAGAAGCAGACTTCTCCACTTCTTCGAATTCAGACCAGTGGTAGATGGAGGGTGTTTGCCACAGGTGTTAGGCCTGACAGCTTTCAGCCTGACCAGATGGGCAGACAGAACAAATACAGCCTGTGTTAATCTCTAGTTGTCTTTTTGCCCTTGAGGCGGGTGTATGTGACAGTGTATTGTATGAGGCGTATTGATGGTTTGACCTCTTGGCTTGATAAACTCCTTTGCTCTTCATCGTCCTGGACAAACAAAAGCAGGGCTTTGGTATTCTGCCGGCGCACGTCGCATTGTGCCCCTGTCAGATCCCGGCAGGAGGTATCGCAAGTTGAAGAGGGGTCTTGCAGTGGCTAGGGTAGGCCTTAGTggttaacatgcaaatgaacGGTTTAATGGGTCTGAAAAGGTCCCGTGGGTCAAGCTCTGTGATAATTCAGTGTCAGATTAAAGTAtcatcagtgtgtatgtgtgggtgtttgtgggTGGCTGGTCAGTGTTGCAGCTGGACTTTTTCCTTGCGCTACATTGTCACAAAGGTCTATAAGTGGCTGTTCCTCGAAAACCCTGCAAACCTTCTCTGTTGCACATCAATCAAGCACAATAAAAGAACTGAAAGACCCCCCTAAAAAAGGCCAAGGGattggagagagacagacagagcagaatAAAGAGCCAAAAAACAAATGGTGATGATGGCCAGAGGCTGGCTTGATGGTGTGGGTGGGCAGGTTGTTTGGGGACAATCAATTTTGTatgatatctttttttattttattgatatgGACCCTGGGGAGGTAAATGCCATCATGGCCTGCGCTGTAGATGTCTGCTTGGTGGACGATTGATTGGTCTGGCATTTGATCCTCTGGCTCTCGGTGAAGGATGGGGTGATGGAGTCATGGGAGCACCCGCATGGCCGCCCTCCCCTTCCGTTCCCTCCCACCCCCTGTCTATCCCGCATatcccctcctctctgctccttccATCATTTATCTATCCCTTTTTGCTGCTGCTATATATCCCTCACTGTCTTGTTTCCCACACAAGTGCCTCTTAAAAACCCTGGTGAAGTGTGGTTTTGTGAGGGCTCTATTGTGCTGAAAGCCATATAAATGGCTTGACGGCTAAAAAAGGTCCACCTATTAAGCACCCCATCAGCTGCCCATGGTGGTGATTCCCTCTGGTCCCGCCTGTGTAATAATGAAACGTTAAACTAATGCAGCAACCATCCTTTAATTTGCTAAGTAATCCAAGAAGCGCAGAACTACTCTTCCTTCCGTTCATATTTCAGCCAAAGCTATTTAATGAACTAATAAACACATGTGCAACGTTTGTTTAACGCCGCGCAAGACATACAAGCAATGAAAGAACACGGAACACTGTGAGAATAAATCAATCACATATTTAATTGTCTATTTTAATAAGGGCGCAGGATATATGTGCAATCTATGTTCTCTTAAATGGGTGATGAATGAAAAAGGCACGGGCATTAGCACATGGCACAGAAGAATAAAAGACTCCACTGCAAAAAGGACAGGGAGAATATGAGAGCTGTAATTGGATGTCTGTGAATTAATTTGCTCAGCGAACATACTATGAATCACATTGGGTCATAAAACCCAGATGGAGCAGAGGAAGGATTGGCGCAAGGTGGTGAAGGCAGATATTTAACATATCAGAGTGCAGCAGTGATGCTTTCAGTGGTCTGCACCGCCACCATGTGGAGAGGAAAGGGTCTGCAAAACTAAGCGTGGGAGAGCTGAGAGCAGAtaacagtgatttatttttgttaaagtcTTCCAAACAGTctaccttttttaaattaaactagcTTTTTCAAACTATTAATCAAAGCTGGATGAATATTACAACTGATTGCTTCTATCCTCTCTTTGGAAGAAGAAGGTTAACCACTTTGTGCGCATGAACCTGTGAAACCTGAACATGGCTATTGATGAAAGTCCATTTCCTAGTGGGAGACTCAGTGAGAAAGAATGTGGAGTGGGAGAAAAGCCTGGAGTCACTCCTATCACTGCCACCTCCTATAACCAAATttatgaagacatttctttGGCGTGCACTACATAAACGTCAGTATTATAATCCTCAATAATCCCCAAGAAGAGGGTGATGGAGGATGTATGTGACAGCTAGAAATGTACCTTTCCCTGAGCAGGAACACAAgaatgtttctgtatgtttcaCCAGCCATGCATCAATGTGAAGAATGCTTAGCTGAATCTAAAAGAGGATTCATGCTCGTTAATTATGTCCCAATGCCCTATGCAATATTAGAATAGCACAGGGATGGAGATGTAATTGCAATGTCCTTGTTTTAGCCTCCTCAGAGTCTCATTTCATTGTCTGCTTGTACTTGAGCCCCGAGGTCTCGCTCTTTTGTAATATGACATATCTTCAGAGAAGGAGGATGTCCGGATGTAGCAAAGTGTGATGCAAGTTTTCGGATAATGGTTTGTATGTAGTAATTGTATGTAGtaaaataatttcctcctgggattattaaagtatttctgattctgattctgatatcattattgctttgttttgctCTTAGATGTgtgagttttaaaataaatttaaattattgaGCATATtcacttttaaatgaatcattacTAAAAGTACAGCATGACAGCAATATGGTAAAAGCAGGAAATAAAAGTACTATaggttaagttttttttatttttaaactataGTGAAAGTAcctcagaatcagaaacagaaatactttttaaaataaattgtgtttgttacagctgCTCCCAAATGGTAAGATAGGTAGtaagtaatagcaagaaaacaaaacaaaacatttgaacactatacatgttggaagaaaaaaactttagcactatacacctataagatataCAATTTAACCCTATATAcacatgttaaataaaaccaataacagtaaaataaaagccaagtaacagtgaactataaGATATATAAATCTGAAACCtaagactgtacagagaatagacactgattgtttaaagtgcagtatgcatgtgtagAAGATTTCACTTGTGTATTGCACAAGCCGGTTTgatagctactggacttgacttggagtgtgtgATATTCTGAGGGAGGAGTTGTtcagactgatgctcacaggtaggaaagacttgttgtgtctctctgtggagccagcagtctctgactgaagctgctcctgagtctgtccagcacctcgtggagtgggtgggagtcacTGTCCAAAATAGCCCGCACCTGAGACAGCACCTGAATACTTTATAACAGgagtcttcaaccaggggtccgtgaccggcagaggtactgcagggggtctgctttttttttttcaccaaaataatttgtaattataatgaataatttatttgtgaaataatAAGCTActtttttgacaaaaaatatttacaaaataaattattatgcATGAACGTTTTATCAACCATATAGGCTGataacccagcatataaataagttaataaggtgaaataaaaggggAATAAAGTCAATATAAAAGTTATGtttaggccaggcttaaaatgtgacacagacacaaaaataatttattgtttgtaATGTATTGTCTCCTGTCCAAAGGGGGTCCTTGGACtgaaaaaaggttgaagacctctgcaaagtaaataaataataagtaacGTAACGTAGGAGACGAAGCGGAACTTTCGGCAGAGTTACGTTGTTTGAGTCGGACTCATTTGAGCGCCGCGCGCAGCATGGAGGACAAGTGACATGAAAACAGCAACGAGacgctgaaaacaaacaaagcatgatttattgtttcatatttcatcagcGGGAAGCTTCACACTGAGGTGAGTGTTTGAGTTAAAGCAGCTCCATgacaaaatatgacatttatgaACAAAGTGTGTctctaaatgtgtttatattttgtctcTGGTGTCCCTCTGTCATGTCTTCGTGTCATCATGTTGAATTTAACTCCCACTTGTGTTTAATAACTCTAATAAATCgtgttttaacatttcatttagataACAATGTGAAACTTTGTAGAAGAtaattttgtttcttctgttgTGTCTTCGTCCTCAGCTGTGGACAGGTCTGAGGTCTGCAGGGGGACATGTTTGGTCTCCGGCTGTGTCCGTGGCTCCAGCCTGGGATTCGAGTTTCCACCGTTTCCCGGCAGAGTGTCCATAAACTCGCCTCGCTTCAGAAAGCCACGACGCTTCCCCCAAAGAAAGTGCAAAGCTTACTTTACCCCTTCAGCGGACTGGAGGGTTACCTGGACAGGTAACTGCGTTTTGTTTTCTACATCTGGCTCGTGTCTCTGAAGATGAGTCTCGTGTTTTAGTTGATTGTGATGATGTTTTCAGGTCCGTGGACAGGACGCCGTTCCAGCTCTTTCACCCCAGTTTGGAGGACATGCTGGAAGCAGAAAAGCTCTTCTGTTCTACACCGGCTCATAAAATCGATTACTACGTCTCCGCTGAGAGGATGGACCATGTGCCCGCACTGAAACAGCCGGAGGTTGGTGGGAAATTACATAAAGTCTCTGTCCAGTTAACTTGTAACTTCATTTATTTGGTGCTATAACGTGAATAAGTGAAGTTATGTCCATAAAATTGGGTTGTTGGAAAACATTATTGCTACGACAAATGTAAGAAGTGTGTTCAGAAACGTGTGTGACAACCATCGTCAGATTGATGAAACATCTGGCGTTCATGGTGTGACAGTCACCGTCCTCGGGTGTAATTCACAGCTGTGTTCGACTTTCTCGTTGTCCGTCATTTTCACAGACGGGGTCATAAAAATTCCATCATAATCCATCATTACCcatcattttaattgaattgtTTAACGGGTAATGAGACACATAGCCTATTTAATAgcatttaactttaaaaacaaatttataaACATAACTCAGGTTACATATTTAtaaggaaaaatggaaaaaatcagttttcaaCATCAACATTTCTGCTCTCATGGCTCCTTTAACATTACTATCTGCTCTTGACTAAACTCATGTGAATGAGCTCAGTGTGATGGTGCAGCAGGTCCTGCCAAAGAACCTGGTTTAACTTTTGCTGGTGTCAAGATGCTGCGTTGACCAGTcccatgcatgcaaacacacattcccGGTAGATAACTTTGTAACATGAAGGCCGTATTTCTGTTGTTTACCTTGCGATCGATGCGACGCAACATCAAATGAACGCTGCTGCGATTGTTTTCCAGAGTTCTGAAATCTTGTCTCATTGCATCATAAAAAGCTGGGCCAGTGTTTTGCCACCAGTTCCACCTTCTGGATCGTATTTCATGTTGCACTGGTAACACGAGCCCATCAGTGCAgcccagtttgtttgtttttttaatgcaggacTGAACGCTACAGGAGCCTCATTAACAGGTAACGAGAGAGCAGTTGGTGTAAGATAcaattttaaatgattcatgatTCTGTGGTGGGCGTGGTAACGCAGATGCTCCTTTTGTAGAAATAACTTTTTGTGCCGGTCCAGACGGTGGAAGATAATGAAGTGCGTGTCACCCATTCTCGCATTCATCTGATACAATGTGCTCCTGCAAATCAAATTGTGTAGCAACTTTGCGAAGCAAATGGAATGGATCATTTCCAGTTATGTCAAATTTATGAGTGGACTCGTCTCTTGGTTCAGCCAGCTTCCTTACAGATCACTGTCTGGTTGGCAAGTCTACAACTTTCTCACGATGCAGTAGTCCTGACAGATTGAAGCAAGCAGATCAAACAAAATATACAGTTTCTTCTTTTATGGTTGATTGGAACGAAGAGGGCCACAGTCCACTGCCTTAAACCAACTCACATTACAGAGTACTCCTCCCATGGCCCGACTTTTGCTTCACGTCGGCATCATTATTATCACCTGTGTTTGAACAGCGGCTGTaaatgaaagagaagctctGCACGAGGAGGCTGAACACGGAGTTACTCACATTGTCCTTCCTTGACCCAAAACATGGacactgtaaatgaaaaacatagTGTAATGACTTTTTACCCTCCCGCAGCCTCATACATAATTAAGCACAAGTTGACACTTGATAATAAACGAGCGGATTCATAACCTTTATAGACAGTAACGTTCACCGGAGGGTTCGGAATGGAACATTGTGTTGATTTGACAAAAGAGGTCTCTTTGGCATGCCGAGTTAGTTAccactctgcctctctgctctgtcagagGATGATGTATTCACGGCTTACTGGCAGCGTCAGCCTCCATCCATCCGTCTTGTGTCAGAGAGATGGATGAGCCTGAACTATGTCCTGTGGGACTTGGCGGTCGTCGGtactgcagcagcagcgcaATGGTAGCGGCCAATCGGAGCGACCCGTGACCGTCAGAGCAGGTGCGCTGGTTAAAATGTTGAGTCAGTGAATATGCAGAAGAGATATTTTTGAAGGAGAATATTCCAGAATAAACTCACAGAGGTCAGTAAATTACTAGGGTGTCGAAGACAGtaacaacgtttttttttttaaatgaaattaagtTTAGTgcaaataactttttttatgttttacagacaaaactgagaaaaggaaaaacaaaagataaattgaattaaaaggGGAAGGTTCAAGTTGTTtaagaaatcaataaaaatgaaaaaattgaTGCAGCGTGTTCATGACTGATTTTGCAGATTATATACTGTTTGAGATTTAAAGCTTAGAGTCGGCGTAGTCCAGGATAGGACgccacattttctcacatttgtcAAAAGAACTAAAAGAACGGTGTATAAACAAACAAGTTTCTTGTAACCCCAAAATATAACTGGGACGCTGTGGGAATAGAAGAATAATGACCCTGCATGCTTCGAACATGAAGGCTGCAATCCTGTATTAACTCCTATAAGAGGACACAGAATATACAGGACACCAAAGGCACAGGATCTATCCCTCGGCCAAGAacataaacagagttttagtcATGAGATAGATTAGGACAGAACCGAAACGAAACGTGTGTCAGGGTAGCAGGAACCAGCCTGAATCTGTCACAGACAGTGACGGTAATTTACAAAAGAGCAACTTGTGTGTAttctcaggtgtgtttcatCGGCAGGAGCAACGTGGGCAAGTCGTCTCTCATCAAAGGTCTGTTCTCTCTGACTCCTGAAGTAGAAGTCCGAGTCTCCAAAACTCCAGTGAGTAGTCTTAACCCACATACAGTGTGTCTGCTTCATCTAGAGCATGAACACTGCATGTCAGTATTCGTTCAATGTACAGAGTGCTCACATTGTTCTGTTTCTATGTACCAAACACGATACATCTTTATGTTTGTGAATGTGGTTGTTCTTCTTGTAGGCTAAtctcatgtgtgtatatatttgctttattatgaaaaaaatactttttcatcTAAATCGGAACTTTGctaatttaaaattttatatcattttatatcacATCATATAGCTTCATGGTGATGCTGTGTACAAAGTAACttcttatttttcatcattattaattattattaagtgttttttttttttttatctttacacAGAATTTGGGTGCagggcttcacacacacacacacacacacacacacacacagccggtgAAGCAGTGACCAACCGATTATGCAGTTACCGTATCGGCATatgatttgtcttgttttctctttgtctttccgCTTCAGGGTCACACAAAGAAGATGAACTTCTTCAGAGTGGGCAAAGCGTTCACCATCGTTGACATGCCGGGATATGGACACAAAGCACCCCAAGACTTTGTGGATATGGTGGAGCCGTACCTTTACGCAAGGAAAAAGTGAGAAACTTTTAATACTGTTTATGTCTCAGAGAAGAAATTGCAGTCATACACATATGATAGTAAAACTCTCATTCAGCATCCGTCTCGTTATGAATACAGAAAGTTGAAGTAACCTCCCGACCGTACAACACTGCAGAGGTTGGGAAGAGATTTTTTCTCGAAGGCCACGACAGAACTCTGTTAATTCATCATTGTGGGCCTTTGGGAAGTGAAATTCATTCATGATgccaaaaacagtttgtttgattcaaatagcagaaaaaatacattattgaTTACTATGCAATTATGATTATGAATGTTCATAATTTACtctgaatgatttttttctttaggaCAAACCAACTGGTTCACACATTATTGAGGGaagtttcactgtttttcaacaaaataaaagctagaACTTTTTACAAAGGGAAATGTGCAGAATTACAAATCATCAGTTATACCAAACTACCGtccaacacaaaaacataaattccACAAATTATGGAAGTTATGGAAGTTAATTTGTCATGAAAGGATGGCTGTGCTGGTAAGAACATCTTCAATGAAATCTGCTGGCTTTGAAGAGAGCATAGATCGATAGAAACGTTTCAATTTCCTGTCGTAAACGGCTGACATCAGTGCGATGAGGTTAACCTCTTGTGATAGCATCATCCTCTAATTGAGCTTATTCTCATAAGTCTGAGACCAAGGTGAAACATGGTGTTTTGCCAACTCTGAGTTGGACGTCTTCACTGAATTGACTCCACGGGTTCTTCAGTGCTGCACCCTCTGATTCACACTGCGGCAGGATAATGCCCCCAAACACCCCTCAAAGCTTTGCAGCAACTACTTAAAGACCAAAGCAGACCGGGGAGTCACGGCTGTCATGAACTTTTGTCCACAGTCGCTCAATCTCAAACTCTCACTGAACATTAATGTTTGCACTTTAAGACTTAGAAAGCTGAGACTTCACTGTCCACTGACCACGTTGGATTATATACACACAACTACATACACTCAGGTGCTGAAGTACTCGtgtttccccctcctctttccatTTCAAAAAAATGCCACTCGAGACTGATCTTCTTTGGTTTTGaggtctttgtttctttgtttgtaccGTGACTCTTGACAAAAGTCCACAAATGAGTGAGTGACATGGACTAGTTTGTGGGTTGTCCACAAGGTGGCGCTGTGCAGTCACTACGCTGTCATTTAGAATTGATTTGTCTTTTACAGCTGCTTGAGCCGTGACGAATGCTTGAAGAGCCTTTGGGGATGTAAAATgaataatcttttatttaacGGGACATTTGTCACATGTGAACGTTTCTCTGTGATCCTTCAGTCTGGCGAGGACATTCCTTTTGGTCGATGGAAGTGTTGGCCTTCAGAGGGCTGACATGATCGCCCTGGAGATGTGTGAGGAGATCAGGCGTCCTTATGTGgtaggacacaaacacacactttaaaatatatagCAAATAGGCTACACAAATTCTCATTGTTgtaacagtaaatataaagctCTCTCTAAGTCTGAAGCAACGCCATGTTGGGTCTTTGAATTTATGGGAATCA includes:
- the gtpbp8 gene encoding GTP-binding protein 8; the protein is MFGLRLCPWLQPGIRVSTVSRQSVHKLASLQKATTLPPKKVQSLLYPFSGLEGYLDRSVDRTPFQLFHPSLEDMLEAEKLFCSTPAHKIDYYVSAERMDHVPALKQPEVCFIGRSNVGKSSLIKGLFSLTPEVEVRVSKTPGHTKKMNFFRVGKAFTIVDMPGYGHKAPQDFVDMVEPYLYARKNLARTFLLVDGSVGLQRADMIALEMCEEIRRPYVIVVTKIDKCGHGALLTNLLNLQDVVKRQTTSCFPQPILVSSLHFWGIYLLRCFIAHVTGSIKLTDTSQS